A genomic region of Prionailurus viverrinus isolate Anna chromosome D4, UM_Priviv_1.0, whole genome shotgun sequence contains the following coding sequences:
- the ZDHHC12 gene encoding palmitoyltransferase ZDHHC12 isoform X2, whose translation MAPWALLSPGVLVRSGHTVLTWGITLVLFLHDTALRQWEEQGELLLPLTFLLLVLGSLLLYLAVSLMDPGYVNVQPQPQEEVKEEQTAMVPQAIPLRRCRYCLVLQPLRARHCRECRRCVRRYDHHCPWMENCVGERNHPLFVAYLALQLVVLLWGLYLACPGGSGCGPAGCCWPPSCCSPSSLWWRACSSPRTSTWWPATPPPGSSSPRTASPTSASAPATPSTAA comes from the exons ATGGCTCCCTGGGCGCTCCTCAGCCCTGGGGTCCTGGTGCGGAGCGGGCATACTGTGCTGACCTGGGGGATCACGCTGGTGCTCTTCCTGCACGATACCG CACTGCGGCAGTGGGAAGAGCAGGGGGAGCTACTCCTGCCCCTTACCTTCCTGCTCCTCGTGCTGGGTTCCCTGCTGCTCTACCTGGCCGTGTCGCTCATGGACCCGGGCTATGTGAATGTCCAGCCCCAGCCGCAG GAGGAGGTCAAGGAGGAGCAGACAGCCATGGTTCCTCAAGCCATCCCCCTTCGGCGCTGCAGATACTGCCTGGTGCTG CAGCCCCTGCGGGCCCGCCACTGCCGTGAGTGCCGTCGCTGCGTCCGCCGCTACGACCACCACTGCCCCTGGATGGAGAACTGCGTGGGGGAGCGCAACCACCCGCTCTTCGTGGCCTACCTGGCGCTGCAGCTGGTGGTGCTTCTGTGGGGCCTGTACCTGGCATG CCCTGGGGGCTCTGGCTGCGGTCCAGCGGGCTGCTGTTGGCCACCTTCCTGctgctctccctcttctctttggtGGCGGGCCTGCTCCTCGCCTCGCACCTCTACCTGGTGGCCAGCAACACCACCACCTGGGAGTTCATCTCCTCGCACCGCATCGCCTACCTCCGCCAGCGCCCCGGCAACCCCTTCGACCGCGGCCTGA
- the ZDHHC12 gene encoding palmitoyltransferase ZDHHC12 isoform X1, whose translation MAPWALLSPGVLVRSGHTVLTWGITLVLFLHDTALRQWEEQGELLLPLTFLLLVLGSLLLYLAVSLMDPGYVNVQPQPQEEVKEEQTAMVPQAIPLRRCRYCLVLQPLRARHCRECRRCVRRYDHHCPWMENCVGERNHPLFVAYLALQLVVLLWGLYLAWSGLHFFQPWGLWLRSSGLLLATFLLLSLFSLVAGLLLASHLYLVASNTTTWEFISSHRIAYLRQRPGNPFDRGLTRNLAHFFCGWPSGSWETLWAEGEEEGEEGSSQAV comes from the exons ATGGCTCCCTGGGCGCTCCTCAGCCCTGGGGTCCTGGTGCGGAGCGGGCATACTGTGCTGACCTGGGGGATCACGCTGGTGCTCTTCCTGCACGATACCG CACTGCGGCAGTGGGAAGAGCAGGGGGAGCTACTCCTGCCCCTTACCTTCCTGCTCCTCGTGCTGGGTTCCCTGCTGCTCTACCTGGCCGTGTCGCTCATGGACCCGGGCTATGTGAATGTCCAGCCCCAGCCGCAG GAGGAGGTCAAGGAGGAGCAGACAGCCATGGTTCCTCAAGCCATCCCCCTTCGGCGCTGCAGATACTGCCTGGTGCTG CAGCCCCTGCGGGCCCGCCACTGCCGTGAGTGCCGTCGCTGCGTCCGCCGCTACGACCACCACTGCCCCTGGATGGAGAACTGCGTGGGGGAGCGCAACCACCCGCTCTTCGTGGCCTACCTGGCGCTGCAGCTGGTGGTGCTTCTGTGGGGCCTGTACCTGGCATG GTCTGGCCTCCATTTCTTCCAGCCCTGGGGGCTCTGGCTGCGGTCCAGCGGGCTGCTGTTGGCCACCTTCCTGctgctctccctcttctctttggtGGCGGGCCTGCTCCTCGCCTCGCACCTCTACCTGGTGGCCAGCAACACCACCACCTGGGAGTTCATCTCCTCGCACCGCATCGCCTACCTCCGCCAGCGCCCCGGCAACCCCTTCGACCGCGGCCTGACCCGCAACCTGGCCCACTTCTTCTGCGGATGGCCCTCAGGGTCCTGGGAGACCCTGTGGGccgagggggaggaggagggggaggagggcagcagCCAGGCGGTGTAG